In one Corallococcus silvisoli genomic region, the following are encoded:
- a CDS encoding TetR/AcrR family transcriptional regulator: MASSPPSRLRARKAVLPASAAADGTRRRILETALQLFASRGFHDASIRDLAKELELRPSALYAHFPSKEHVLAELVRLGHEAHHEGLRTALLGAGAAPVEQLRALVRAHTLLHANHPQLAVVVNDEIHALPPELAAPSLALREQSAALLLAVIERGRTQGVFSVPHAGVVAKAISAMGLRLPYWFEATPALDAEALADLHAELASRMLGVKGKR; encoded by the coding sequence ATGGCGTCTTCTCCTCCCTCCCGGCTGCGCGCGCGCAAGGCGGTCCTTCCCGCCTCGGCGGCGGCTGATGGCACCCGCCGGCGCATCCTGGAAACCGCGCTCCAGCTCTTCGCGAGCCGGGGCTTCCACGACGCCTCCATTCGCGACCTGGCGAAGGAGCTGGAGCTGCGGCCGAGCGCGCTCTACGCGCACTTCCCCTCCAAGGAGCACGTGCTGGCGGAGCTGGTGCGCCTGGGCCATGAGGCGCACCACGAAGGGCTCCGCACGGCGCTGCTGGGCGCGGGGGCCGCCCCTGTCGAGCAGCTGCGGGCCCTGGTCCGGGCCCACACGCTGCTTCACGCGAACCATCCCCAGCTCGCGGTGGTGGTGAATGACGAAATCCACGCGCTGCCGCCGGAGCTGGCGGCGCCCTCCCTGGCGTTGCGGGAGCAGTCCGCGGCCCTGCTCCTCGCGGTCATCGAGCGGGGCCGGACGCAGGGCGTGTTCTCGGTGCCGCACGCGGGCGTCGTCGCCAAGGCGATCTCCGCCATGGGGCTGCGTCTGCCGTACTGGTTCGAGGCCACGCCCGCGCTCGACGCCGAAGCGCTGGCGGACCTGCACGCGGAGCTGGCGTCGCGGATGCTGGGCGTGAAGGGGAAGCGCTGA
- a CDS encoding alpha/beta fold hydrolase: MPTSTLPDGVTLHFEASGEGPPILLLHGLGSSGSDWEAVAPRLSAHHRVVVPDARGHGRSDKPAGAYGVALFARDIAALCDGLGLSGVHVVGLSMGGMMGFQLAVDRPDLVRSLTVINSGPDMVARTLRRKLEFAARLGVLRLLGPRALAKRIAPRLFPKPEQEALRRRAVESLGANAPDVYLRATRGLAGWSVLDRLKDVACPVLVLHSERDYTPLAAKQAYTALLPDAWLRVLTDSGHAAPVDQPGQVVDAVEGFLREVESPGRMARPR; encoded by the coding sequence ATGCCCACGTCCACCCTGCCAGACGGCGTCACGCTGCACTTCGAGGCGTCCGGCGAGGGTCCACCCATCCTCCTGCTCCACGGGCTGGGCTCGTCGGGCAGCGACTGGGAGGCCGTGGCGCCCCGGCTGTCCGCGCACCACCGCGTCGTGGTCCCGGACGCGCGAGGGCACGGTCGCAGTGACAAGCCCGCGGGGGCCTATGGCGTGGCGCTCTTCGCCCGCGACATCGCCGCGCTGTGTGACGGGCTGGGGCTGTCCGGGGTGCACGTCGTCGGGCTGTCCATGGGCGGGATGATGGGCTTCCAGCTGGCGGTGGACCGGCCGGACCTGGTGCGCAGCCTGACCGTCATCAACAGCGGGCCGGACATGGTGGCGCGCACCCTGCGCCGGAAGCTCGAGTTCGCGGCGCGGCTGGGAGTGTTGCGGCTGCTGGGGCCCCGGGCGCTGGCGAAGCGGATCGCCCCCAGGCTGTTCCCCAAGCCGGAGCAGGAGGCGCTGCGGCGCCGGGCGGTGGAGTCACTGGGCGCCAACGCGCCGGATGTCTACCTGCGCGCGACGCGGGGGCTGGCCGGTTGGAGCGTCCTCGACAGGCTGAAGGACGTGGCCTGTCCCGTGCTCGTGCTGCACTCCGAACGGGACTACACGCCGCTGGCCGCGAAGCAGGCCTACACCGCCCTGCTCCCGGACGCCTGGCTGCGCGTGCTGACGGATTCCGGGCATGCGGCGCCCGTGGATCAACCCGGACAGGTGGTCGACGCGGTGGAGGGGTTCCTCCGGGAGGTCGAGTCGCCTGGGCGCATGGCGCGTCCTCGCTGA